The Porites lutea chromosome 9, jaPorLute2.1, whole genome shotgun sequence sequence aaactttagtcgatagccgtaaaaattgaaaaattttaaccgttagccgtaaatagagtaaaaaagagttaaccgtaaaagaaacttttcCCTAGATTccctcacttatggttgcgtttttttatttcccggctagtgtgactccatacgcacgttaggcgaagcgccttttaggtgttgaccaagacctaggtTCCATTTTCGctgctctctcggggaactaattttttccatagcgaaagtgtggcttcttgctggggattaatatttgcgattttcaggaggtcgagCCCttgaaacactagtgaaacaacacgcagagatgtcactgtttgtaaaacacgttgccgatgaacaacatttccctgttttcctctgacgctacggtagacattgccatgcccagtccctgtacggcgtcttcccacgcaatctcggtcaaggtaTTTTGGTGGCGAACTCgcatggaccacgtgacccgaaacgcattagcctggcggaataatgaggcccacggacaaggcaacggcaggcAGTCGTTCcatacagtccttcgctatcattaaaaacactggacacgagaattttgttataggtCGTTTTCACGccagagctagaaatggattatccgtctcaggctagcctgtgtacagtcgcgccctctCCACAGACAgactgtccgtcgaaattgatggataaagtcaggcggattgttcactcaaaattaaaactattccattttcgaATTGAaaagtattacctatctgacgcgaatcatcaaacggataacccgtctcacacaaATAATCCGTCTTTATTGTGAagacggccatttctgttataatgaatgtcgcgccctggccttgagttgggcgtttgcgtgtctgctttttctttttcacaaagattatttttaaattgactattgacatttctatgtgtaaaattatattagcagagaaatactttataaaaagtatgatctatcaaatgttaaaatttttcaaaagaataggttgtttcatcccgagatgatccaaagacctttattttgatttaaagatacaaaaaatacagcttgattaatatttaactttttgaaacaaaagaagttaatttttaacttttttgttaaccgtaactgaaaaaaattaaccgatagccgtaaaagaaccaaaattttagccgataaccgtaaaagctaccaccccattgagaccctctataGAGAATTCACCGATGGATTTATCCAGGGAAAGTCACTGACATCGGCGAAATACTTTTGAATTCGATCATCAGTGGAGGTGAGAAATGACACGGAGTCTGCATAAATCATAGTCGAATaaagcttgattttccaaacatatgtaaccttttccatcgattttccaaatatatgtAACGATTATTTCCTCGCTAATGTTACTGATTAACTGCTCTTGTTATTTTGGCAAACGAAGGCGATTCCTTCCGCCCGGCACCTATGCGTTTCTCACCTCTTCTGTTCATGTTTCTTTggatactgtttttaaccaaatatgataaaataatgaCGTAGGATGAGTTAACGTTTGCTCTAAAAgaggttttctgtaaaagatcGAGGATCGAATGAACACTAGGCAAGATTGaagcggatttctagatgtatccgACGCGTTCATCTGATTTCGCGTGGAGGTAAACTAAGAGGTAAACGTTTTTCAAACTGGAAAAAGTAGTGCCCAGGTCAGCGCGGTCCCATAGCTGACCGTGTCCCTAACTAGTGTGTCCCTACAGTTTACATGACAAATAGTCTCGTCTTTACAAGGGCTATTGGAGTAAAAGGGCTGTGTAATCAAATCAAGCCCATTAATAGCAAGCGGTAGTCTGTGTCTTGTGATGTGCAAATCAGCCAGACCGGTAACAAATTTATAATTAAGCctagtggctctggggacgagaatgcagCTAGACCAGCTAAGAAATAGCATGAAATacgcatgtgcatcagctgcCTGTGCATTCccgaccccagtgcttacgggtTTGGGTCTCTCTCTACATGCGCAGAAGAACTCTGGGTCGAGATTGTTTAAtgtgtggataaaatcctataGTGTTTCCAAGAGAGAAATTTTGCACAGTATTACAGTGGGGATGGGGAATTtggcaaaaagaaatttgatttttttgtaaattctgTTCTTTGGCTGTTAATGGGAATGAAAGAGTTAATTATGTTTGTATGTATGCGGGGTAGACCTTTACAATCAATGAAGCTCCTCTAAGAAGGACACCTTTGAGTTAGAGTCATTAAATATCAAGTTCGTAAGTTTCACggcttaattttttattttaatctcTTAAGCTAATTAGTATTTTGAAAGACATGAATGATTAATTGAAGAGTGACGTTTTCACATGGTACTAACAGTCAAGCGCGTACAATTAATTGACCACAAGAAAAAGCTCTGAAGTGAAGATTTTACGGGTCACACGCCTCCTTTTGGTGACCATTGaaccattttcttttctttttgtcatatTTTCAAGTGCCTTATTAAGATAAAAAGGAGAAAGATGAGTCCCTCTGCGAATTTCTCGCATTTCCTATTTATAATTTTGGCGTTGTTGAAGGGATTTTCCTACCTTAAAGGAATCGAAAGCGCCGATGTTGTGGCCGAAAATTACATTATCAGGGTGGCTTCACAGTCCAGTGCAAGGGATCATGAAGATGAAAAGGAGACAATGATTTCAGAAGCATTGAACCCGGTACTAGTACTAGACAATACAGTGAACGTTAGAGAGCTCTTAAAGGAAGACCCATTCTCACAGTGGACCTATAGATCAAGGTGGAGTGAATTAAGTGACTTGGAACTCACTAGCGATTCAATGTCAAAGGCTATTCAAGCAGGTAAAGCTTCTCGTCTAAAACGGGTTCTTTTAAAAGCCTTAGCGGGTAAAAAAATCAACGTTGTTATTGTTGGGGGCTCGAACAGCGCTGGAGGAAAGTTAGGTGTCGATGAGGGAAGTCTGGATGGTTTATACTTTAAAGTTTTCACGAAATGGTGGAATGACACCATTGCCAAAGCGACAAACGCATTTATGAAGGAACATGAAGTGACTATCGGCGGAACGGGCAGTTACGTGTTCGCGTTTTGCTACAAAACATTTATCCCAAGAGACCTAGACATTGATATTGTTTTGATCGAAGCTTCCATTAATTTCAACATCCGTGGCAAGGCCGAGCCCCTGGAACAACTAACTCGTCAAGTCCTCTCATATCCATCAGCGCCAGCAGTATTCTACATTAATCTGGTCAGTGGCTTAGGTCTTGACCCGACAACTCAGAAGGTCATTAATCCCCTGTGCACTAATCTCGAGAATTTTAGACAAACTGAGCTTGCTCATCACTATGGAATATCCTCATTCAGTTTGAAAGAGGTTCTGTGTCGCAAGAAAGACGACGGATGGGAGGCAGCAGTCATTAATTTGGCAGGCTCGGATGGCCGCCATATTGGTATCAAAGCGCATGCCCAAGTTGCCATGATGATTATCGAACATGTGCGTGGTGTCTTCAAAGAGGTAATCAATGACGTCAGAAACGACGTCAACGCAAAGGAAATCGCCTCTTCAGCTTTACCggaacttttctttttaaaacgtaAAACTGAGGCTTTGAGTGATCCATTGTGTTGGACCGGGTTGACGCCCGATGTTTATCAGTCTCGTCAACGCTCAAATCTCAAGCTCGACGTTATTGGAAGCAAAGGATTTTATCAAAAAGGAGGCTCGAAAACAGGGCAGTATTCTGATGGCAATAATAAAACTGATTTGCGCACCGACGCCCAAGGAGGCTGGACTGCGTGGAACGATCATTCAATCCTTAAGCTGCGTATTCTTGTCCCGCCGCTTAATTCCCAGACTATGCCTGAATCTCGGTCAGTGATTGTTGTGGCTCACACATCTGGTTACGGTGGTAAGGCAAAGTTGTGGCTGGATGATAACAAGGATCAAGCAATTTACGTCGATTCCAAAGCGAATTTTGGAAACAATCAGTTAAACACTGTTGCCACAAGGGTGGATCCAGGGTATCATATTGTCACAATTAAAACCCTTCGCTGGGGAATGTTTATGGTCAGCGGATTGTTTGTCGGTCCGCCAGATTTCAACAAGCGAGAAGTACTATAGTTGAACTACCTTATTTAATTAGGAAATCTATTGCTTTTTCAGAACATTTTCTTCCTACTAGTAGCTTGTTAGTTGAAAGCTATACCCGCGAAGTGCGATCAGGACCTGGTTAATCTTATCGTTTAGTTGTTCGCTTTTCCGCAGTGGCTGGAATCCACAAATCCGCTGGCGGACAGCACGTTAGTGTCAAGGAGAGCGCGTGAGTGCTATGAAAGTTTAAGATAGCCGGCTTTTGCTGATTGTCAAATCGAAAAGTGAGTCATTACTTGACTAGGAGAAAAAATGATGTACACGCTAAAGATTCTCGAATGTAATGAATTCTCGACACCACACCaaatgacaaaaaagacaaTTGACGATTTAGGTTCgcgttattttttatatacAGTATCTTCCTGTGTCGCTTCGAATATTTAATACTGGCATTTAACCGTGGGTGTGCATTTCTTTGTCTCTATGCTTTTGTGCATCTTTCATTTGTCGTGATTCTTACCTTTTTTTAATCACTGGAACCATTCTGGTTTTTTGCTCCCCAAGATAACGAGACTGACGTGCTGGTTACTGGTACTTTGGGGCATCCTCGTCCCCAGGGAAATGCCTTGGGGACGAGGATGACTTAGGGGCTGTCCACCCTTGGTGTCCGAGAATTAGTGCAAGGGTACCCTCACAAAATGGTGTTGTGTTAACACCTCGAGTGATCCCCAATACGTAACTGTGTATATAATTTAATGACATAAAAATAAAGAACGCGTATAGTAGAGGATTTTCGATTTAGCGATACCAAAGTCCTTCATTTTTCCTTATGACTAACACCGTTTCATTAGGCCTTTCTTTGAAttaaactttttgtttatttagttttggaaaaaatagaaCTAATTTAGGAGATATGAATAAAGTtagaaaaatagagtttgagggaaattattatttatttactagaTTAAAACAGTTTACTATAAtagtcacccccgttaactcTCAGTGCTTATGTTTGCGGAATAAGAACATGGCATCAAAGATAATCTTTGTACCTCTAAAAGTGCCGATACTTGAACTTCAAATCTCCTTAAATGTCGAATTCTTAAAAGAACTTCCTCGTTGTGAATGGAACTTTAGGTTATTGATTTGGTTTCCATTGCCACCTGCTCATAGCAAGCCTGTAGGAATGATTAAGAAAAGTCCAATCAGTTCTAAACCAAAGCTGGGATCATCCGCCGAGCTTATCGTCACCTTCATGCCATTGCACCAAGGTTTAATTGGCTGACTGCAGGATTATTCGCCTGTTTTTTATTGACTACTAATACTGCCTTTCAGTTTTTGGTTTAGCGACTGGGTCATGTGAAAATTGCTCTGGTTCAGTTCTCATGCTGTTCTCCGAAATAGACACTAGCGCTTGATTTGAGAGTTGACTTGGTCATGATGAAAACATAAGGCTGGTTAATCTAAACAGTATTTTATTGGCAATAGTTGGCTTCTGAAAAAGAGCTTTACAGAAGTCGGACACCTGCcactaaattattttgttaCCTCTATTCAATATAGCTAAACGATTTAAAGGCCATTTTGAGTCGTTTCTCGACATTTTACCGAGAAATTCCTATGAATGATAACTAGAATGAAAATCTGTTCCAAGCAGGTAATGACAAGTAACTCTGACGGGTTGTTGTTCAGTTATGGTTAGTGTAAAACGGAATAATCACAAGCACAATATCTGATGAGCGACGATCATGAGTAAGAGATTCTCTTTTCTGAAAGAACAGCTGAAAGAAAGGCAGCAGATCAGTATCTTGAGTATCTTGCGTACCACACATTGCGACATCATTGCTAATGTCGGAGTCGATTTCATCTTTCAAATAGTTTGCGCGTAATGAAAAATGGCGTGTTATAATCAGTAGTGATCGTATTAATTTATTGCGATTTTTAGCCTCAATTCATTTTCTGTAACTGTAAGTGGTTACTTTCTGCTGTGGATTATAAAGACTAAACAAAAGAGTATAAACCTCGCATTCCAATTTGCGTCGTTCAAAGAAGCTATTACAGAGTACGAAAACTAAGAATGCAACCTTCGCTATTTCTATTCTCGGCCAGAAAAAAAAGCGATTCATAAACAACATTCCAGTGATATTCACTTGGTTTCGTTTCCACTCACAATCTTTTGAACAACAACCTTCGAAACAAAACTTCATCCTGTCATGTTTGTATTTTGGGGGAGGGTGAGGAGTTGTTGGAAATGAAACAGCAATaaaccattttacagttatgagCTTAGTACCCTAGCCTCTGAATGAAAGTGAGGCTGAGATTCACCTTGTTctgatacaaacctctttccttttcttatgaaaatcaTGCTAAAAAAAGAATACCAGTTAGCATAAGAGCAatatgatttacataataaaggaggataagggttgtatcaaaacaaggtcaacttcaGCCTCGTTTGCACCcgcaactgtaaaatggactattgagaacaacaacagcaacaacgaaataaatatgtaaataaataaaagaaacttaatATATTTATGGACACCTTTATTGCATTCATTAAATCATAAACATTTTAATGAGTATAAGAAGTATTTTCCTGATTACAGATTAAATGTATAACTGTGATTGTGGCTGGTCCGCAGTGCCAACTTAAGATCGCTTTAAATTGGAATGTGTGCGCGTTATTCTTTTAGTGGCCGCTCATCACAAGTGTATG is a genomic window containing:
- the LOC140949058 gene encoding uncharacterized protein, producing MSPSANFSHFLFIILALLKGFSYLKGIESADVVAENYIIRVASQSSARDHEDEKETMISEALNPVLVLDNTVNVRELLKEDPFSQWTYRSRWSELSDLELTSDSMSKAIQAGKASRLKRVLLKALAGKKINVVIVGGSNSAGGKLGVDEGSLDGLYFKVFTKWWNDTIAKATNAFMKEHEVTIGGTGSYVFAFCYKTFIPRDLDIDIVLIEASINFNIRGKAEPLEQLTRQVLSYPSAPAVFYINLVSGLGLDPTTQKVINPLCTNLENFRQTELAHHYGISSFSLKEVLCRKKDDGWEAAVINLAGSDGRHIGIKAHAQVAMMIIEHVRGVFKEVINDVRNDVNAKEIASSALPELFFLKRKTEALSDPLCWTGLTPDVYQSRQRSNLKLDVIGSKGFYQKGGSKTGQYSDGNNKTDLRTDAQGGWTAWNDHSILKLRILVPPLNSQTMPESRSVIVVAHTSGYGGKAKLWLDDNKDQAIYVDSKANFGNNQLNTVATRVDPGYHIVTIKTLRWGMFMVSGLFVGPPDFNKREVL